From Moraxella sp. K1664, one genomic window encodes:
- a CDS encoding Smr/MutS family protein has translation MIMTTFKDLLSKDAQTQLKEMGGKSSTKPETDSNGKPTSANVMGKKEVAQHVKRFGSELIDDDKVLFMQAMSGVRPLKHEKSVNHTQKTNPKDPTALFRRANAEGTDELTQASLSDMQALLNPVAGEAFLSYKHPTLQNKVFEQLRQGKLRWYDAVDLHGSSIDEARDAVQTIIANAVKHGETVVKIVHGKGTDAIIKTCVNGWLRQIPDVLAFVSAPANDGGNGAVLVLIKKKKIG, from the coding sequence ATCATCATGACTACATTTAAAGACTTACTCTCCAAAGACGCCCAAACCCAGCTCAAAGAAATGGGCGGTAAATCATCCACCAAACCCGAGACCGACAGCAACGGCAAACCCACCAGTGCCAATGTCATGGGCAAAAAAGAAGTCGCCCAGCACGTCAAACGCTTTGGCAGTGAACTCATCGATGACGACAAAGTCCTGTTCATGCAAGCGATGAGCGGTGTCCGCCCCCTAAAACACGAAAAGTCGGTCAATCACACCCAAAAAACCAACCCCAAAGACCCCACTGCCCTATTTCGCCGTGCCAATGCCGAAGGGACTGATGAGCTCACCCAAGCCAGTTTATCCGACATGCAAGCCCTGCTAAACCCTGTGGCGGGCGAAGCATTTTTGAGTTACAAACACCCCACCCTGCAAAACAAAGTCTTTGAACAGCTAAGACAAGGCAAACTGCGTTGGTATGATGCGGTGGATTTGCACGGATCAAGCATTGATGAAGCCAGAGATGCCGTCCAAACCATCATCGCCAATGCGGTCAAACATGGCGAAACCGTGGTCAAAATCGTCCACGGCAAAGGCACAGATGCCATCATCAAAACCTGTGTGAATGGCTGGTTACGCCAAATCCCTGATGTCTTAGCGTTTGTTTCCGCCCCTGCCAATGATGGCGGTAATGGAGCGGTGTTGGTGCTGATTAAGAAAAAGAAAATAGGCTAA